GTCTGCATTAGAAAATGGTCCTTTAGGTAATGAAATTGCAATGGGATTAAAATTCAAACTCCATGATGCAAAACTTCACGAAGATGCAGTTCACAGAGGACCTGCGCAAGTATTGCCTGCAATCAGAAATGCAATTTTAGGTTCTATGATGCTTGCAGAACCAGCATTACTCGAACCAATGCAAAAAGTAGTTATTGACACTCCTAATGATTACATGGGTTCATGTACTCGTGAAATCCAAAACAGAAGAGGTCAAATTGTAAACATGGGTCAGGGAACTGGAGACATGGCAAGAATCGAATCTAAAGTGCCTGTAGCTGAAATGTTTGGTTTCGCTGGTGACATCAGATCTGCTGCTGAAGGTAGATGTTTATGGTCTACTGAAATTGCCGGATTTGAACCGCTTCCACGTGAGATGCAAAATCAAATCGTAAGAGAAATCAGACAAAGAAAAGGCTTATCTGCAGAACCATTCCCTGCAAGCCACTACTTAGGAGATTTATAAAATTAAAATTTTTTAATTTTTATATTTTTTATTAAAATTTATAAAAAAACATTATCTATTTATATGTTGAAGTATAAAATTAAATTTAAGCTATCATTTAAGCTTATAGATATTGTTTGATAATATTACAAAGAGGTTATTATAATGGCAAAAGAAAAAGAACATCTTAACTTAGCATTTATTGGACACGTTGACCACGGAAAATCCACTTTAGTTGGACACTTATTATTAAAAGCTGGTGCAATCGCTGAACAACAATTAGACGACGGAGAAAACAAATTCAGATTTGTTATGGACAAATTAGGAGAAGAAAGAGAAAGAGGAGTAACCATTGACTTAGCTCACCAAAAATTCTCCACCAAAAAATACGACTACACTGTTGTAGACTGTCCTGGACACAGAGACTTCGTTAAAAACATGATTACCGGTGCTTCCCAAGCTGACGCTGGTGTTTTAGTTGTTGCTGCAGACGACGGTGTAATGCCACAAACTAAAGAACACGTTTTCTTATCCAGAACTTTAGGTATTAATCAATTGATTGTTGCTATTAACAAAATTGATTTAGTAGATTACTCTGAAGACAAATTCAACGAATTAAAAGAAGAAGTATCTAACTTAATTAAAACTGTAGGATTCAACCCAGCAGATGTACCTTTCATCCCATTATCTGCATTTGAAGGTGACAACATTAAAGAATCTAGTGAAAACACCTCCTGGTACAAAGGAGACTCTTTAATGGATGCTTTAGACAAGTTAACTCCACCTGAAAAACCTACTAGCTTACCTTTAAGGATCCCTATCCAAGATGTTTACTCCATCACTGGTGTAGGAACCGTACCTGTAGGAAGAGTTGAAACTGGTGTAATGAAAAAAGGTGAAAACGTTGTCTTTGAACCTGCTGGAGCTTCCGGAGAAGTTAAATCTATCGAAATGCACCACGAAGTATTCGACATCGCTGAACCTGGTGACAACATCGGATTCAACGTAAGAGGTGTAGGTAAAAACGATATCAGAAGAGGAGATGTAGCAGGACACACTGACAACGCTCCTACTGTAGCTAAAGAATTCGATGCACAAGTTGTTGTTTTACAACACCCTGGTGTTATTACCGTTGGATACACTCCTGTATTCCACTGTCACACTTCTCAAGTTGCATGTACTTTCTTAGAATTATCTAAAAAATTAAACCCTGCTACTGGTGCTGTTGACGAAGAAAACCCTGACTTCTTAAAAACTGGTAACGCAGCTATTGTTAAAATTAAACCTACAAAACCAATGTGTCTTGAAAACGCAAAAGAAATCCCACAAATGGGTAGATTTGCTATTAGAGATATGGGTCAAACTGTTGCTGCTGGATTATGTCTTAATGTTACCCCAGCAAAATAAGTTTGTAAACAATAATTAGAAAGTAACTTTTTTACTTTCTTTTCTTTTTGTTTTTTTGGAGGATAATAAATGAATCAAGCAAGAATTAAGCTTACTGGAACAGACCCGGAAAAATTAGCATATGTTTGCGATCAACTTAAAAAAATTGCTGAAAGAACCGGTGTCGACTTATCTGGTCCTATTCCATTACCTACTAAAAAATTAGTGGTACCTACAAGAAAATCTCCTGACGGAGAAGGTAAAGCTTCTTGGGAAAAATGGGAACTCAGAATTCATAAACGTTTAATCGGTATCGGGGCTGATGAACGTGCTATGAGACAAGTTATGAAAATTAATGTTCCTGATAATGTAAGTATTGAAATCGAACTTAAAGGATAGATATTTAGAGTTTTTTCTAAATATTCCTTTTCATATGCCGAGATAGTCTAGTCTGGTAAGGCGCAGGACTTGAAATCCTGTGGAGTCTCTCCGCCTGGGTTCAAATCCCAGTCTCGGCGTTTATATTCTATCTATTTTTTTTAAAAAATTTTTTAATTTAACATCCAATTCATCGGTATTGGATATCATGTCTTTTTTATTTATGTTTTTTATTTCCGGCCTTTGAATCATTATTACTTCAATGTTTTTTGCATTTGCAGCTTCTATTTTATCAATTACTCCGCCGATTTTGCCGCTTTCTTTAGTAATAATTACTCCTGCATTGTATTTTTCAATTAATTCCATATTTTCTTCGACGTTTGCTGCACCGGTCATGGGAATGATGTGAGTGGGGTTAATGCCTAGTGATTTGCATTTTTCAAGCGAACTTTCCACTTTTAATATTCTCGG
The DNA window shown above is from Methanobrevibacter sp. and carries:
- the tuf gene encoding translation elongation factor EF-1 subunit alpha yields the protein MAKEKEHLNLAFIGHVDHGKSTLVGHLLLKAGAIAEQQLDDGENKFRFVMDKLGEERERGVTIDLAHQKFSTKKYDYTVVDCPGHRDFVKNMITGASQADAGVLVVAADDGVMPQTKEHVFLSRTLGINQLIVAINKIDLVDYSEDKFNELKEEVSNLIKTVGFNPADVPFIPLSAFEGDNIKESSENTSWYKGDSLMDALDKLTPPEKPTSLPLRIPIQDVYSITGVGTVPVGRVETGVMKKGENVVFEPAGASGEVKSIEMHHEVFDIAEPGDNIGFNVRGVGKNDIRRGDVAGHTDNAPTVAKEFDAQVVVLQHPGVITVGYTPVFHCHTSQVACTFLELSKKLNPATGAVDEENPDFLKTGNAAIVKIKPTKPMCLENAKEIPQMGRFAIRDMGQTVAAGLCLNVTPAK
- the rpsJ gene encoding 30S ribosomal protein S10, which gives rise to MNQARIKLTGTDPEKLAYVCDQLKKIAERTGVDLSGPIPLPTKKLVVPTRKSPDGEGKASWEKWELRIHKRLIGIGADERAMRQVMKINVPDNVSIEIELKG